A window from Hemicordylus capensis ecotype Gifberg chromosome 2, rHemCap1.1.pri, whole genome shotgun sequence encodes these proteins:
- the CHERP gene encoding calcium homeostasis endoplasmic reticulum protein, with product MEIPPPLPPPPEDQELRNVIDKLAQFVARNGPEFEKMTMEKQKENPKFSFLFGGDFYGYYKYKLALEQQQLLCKQSQDIEAAPQIQSLPQPSLPPAAPLPTPQGTLSMEELIQQSQWNLQQQEQHLLALRQEQITSAVALAVEQQMQKVLEETQLDVNEFDNLLQPIIDTCTKDAISAGKNWMFSNAKSPQHCELMAGHLRNRITAEGAHFELRLHLIYLINDVLHHCQRKQQRDLLAALQKVVVPIYCTSFLAVEEDKQQKIARLLQLWEKNGYFDESIIQQLQSPALGLGQYQATLIMEYASVVQPVQVAFQQQIQNLKTQHEEFVSSLEQQQQQQQQMQLPPLESEVKAAPPAPAAPPASAPPPAAPIPQADDGKAQLPLAGSAEYEAAGAGGPDPAASGPRGPGPHDHVPPSKPPWFDQPHPVAPWGQQQPPEQPAFPHHQGPPHCPPWNSNHEGLWNEQREPAWSNQREAPWNSQPDPAWNNQFEAPWNSQHEQPPWGGGGGGGGGGGQREPPFRMQRPPHFRGPFPPHQQHPQFNQPPHPHNFNRFPPRFMQEDFPPRHPFERPPYPHRFDYPQGDFPQEIGPPHHHPGHRMPHPGISEHPPWGGPQHPDFGPPPHGFNGQPPHMRRQGPPHVNHDDPSLVPNVPYFDLPAGLMAPLVKLEDHEYKPLDPKDIRLPPPMPPSERLLAAVEAFYSPPSHDRPRNSEGWEQNGLYEFFRAKMRARRRKGQEKRNSGPSRSRSRSKSRGRSSSRSNSRSSKSSGSYSRSRSRSCSRSRSYSRSPSRSRSRSHSSRSRSRSRSRSKSYSPGRRRRSRSRSQTPPSAAGLGSSSGPPVPESRLGEENKGHQMLVKMGWSGSGGLGAKEQGIQDPIKGGDIRDKWDQYKGVGVSLDDPYENYRRNKSYSFIARMKARDES from the exons atggagATTcctccgccgctgccgccgccgcccgaaG ACCAGGAACTGCGCAACGTCATTGACAAGTTGGCACAGTTTGTGGCACGGAACGGCCCCGAGTTTGAGAAGATGACGATGGAGAAGCAGAAGGAGAACCCCAAGTTCTCGTTCCTCTTTGGGGGGGACTTCTACGGCTACTACAAGTACAAGCTGGCACTCGAGCAGCAGCAGC TGTTGTGCAAGCAGAGCCAGGATATCGAGGCTGCCCCACAGATCCAGTCGTTGCCCCAGCCATCCTTGCCACCTGCGGCCCCCCTTCCCACTCCTCAGGGGACCCTCTCCATGGAAGAGCTGATCCAACAAAGTCAGTGGAacctgcagcagcaggagcagcacctCCTGGCCCTGAGGCAG GAGCAAATCACCTCTGCGGTCGCTCTGGCCGTGGAGCAGCAGATGCAGAAAGTCTTGGAGGAGACCCAGCTGGACGTGAACGAGTTTGACAACTTGCTGCAGCCGATCATAGACACCTGCACCAAAGATGCCATCTCG GCGGGCAAGAACTGGATGTTCAGCAATGCCAAGTCCCCCCAGCACTGTGAGCTGATGGCCGGGCACCTGCGCAACCGCATCACGGCCGAGGGGGCCCACTTTGAGCTGCGCCTGCACCTGATCTACCTGATCAACGACGTGCTGCACCACTg ccAGCGGAAGCAGCAGCGGGACCTCCTGGCCGCTCTGCAGAAGGTGGTGGTGCCCATCTACTGCACCAGCTTCCTGGCCGTGGAGGAGGACAAGCAGCAGAAGATCGCCAGG cTCCTTCAGCTGTGGGAGAAAAATGGCTACTTTGACGAGTCCATCATCCAGCAGTTGCAGAGCCCGGCCCTGGGGCTAGGCCAGTACCAG GCCACCCTGATCATGGAGTATGCCAGTGTGGTGCAGCCGGTCCAGGTGGCTTTTCAGCAGCAGATCCAGAACCTGAAGACGCAGCACGAGGAGTTTGTCAGcagcctggagcagcagcagcagcagcagcagcaaatgcagCTCCCGCCGCTGGAGAGCGAGGTGAAGGCGGCCCCTCCCGCCCCCGCGGCCCCCCCGGCCTCGGCACCCCCTCCGGCAGCTCCCATCCCGCAAGCAG ACGACGGGAAGGCCCAGCTCCCCCTGGCGGGCTCTGCGGAGTACGAAGCTGCAGGGGCTGGCGGGCCCGATCCTGCAGCCTCGGGGCCTCGGGGGCCCGGGCCCCACGACCACGTCCCTCCCAGCAAGCCCCCCTGGTTCGACCAGCCCCATCCGGTGGCCCCTTGGGGCCAGCAGCAG cccccggagCAGCCCGCCTTCCCTCACCACCAGgggcccccccactgccccccctggAACAGCAACCACGAAGGGCTGTGGAACGAGCAGCGCGAGCCGGCCTGGAGCAACCAGCGCGAAGCCCCCTGGAACAGCCAGCCCGACCCGGCCTGGAACAACCAGTTTGAGGCCCCCTGGAACAGCCAGCACGAGCAGCCGCcctggggcgggggcggcgggggcggcgggggcgggggccaGCGGGAGCCCCCCTTCCGGATGCAGCGCCCCCCGCACTTCCGGGGGCCCTTCCCTCCGCACCAGCAGCACCCCCAGTTCAACCAgccgccccacccccacaacttcaACCGCTTCCCGCCGCGCTtcatgcaggaggacttcccgcCGCGGCACCCCTTTGAGCGGCCCCCCTACCCCCACCGCTTCGACTACCCCCAGGGGGACTTCCCGCAGG aGATTGGCCCCCCGCACCACCACCCCGGGCACCGCATGCCCCACCCCGGGATCAGCGAGCACCCCCCGTGGGGAGGGCCACAGCACCCCGACTTTGGGCCTCCTCCGCACGGCTTCAATGGGCAGCCGCCCCACATGCGCCGGCAGGGCCCTCCCCACGTCAACCACGACGACCCCAGCCTGGTGCCCAACGTCCCCTACTTTGACCTCCCCGCTGGACTCATGGCCCCCCTTGTCAAG CTGGAAGACCACGAATACAAGCCCCTGGACCCCAAGGACATCCGCCTGCCGCCCCCCATGCCCCCCAGCGAGAGGCTGCTGGCTGCAGTGGAGGCCTTCTACAGCCCGCCCTCCCACGACCGGCCGAGAAACAG TGAGGGCTGGGAGCAGAACGGGCTCTACGAGTTCTTCCGGGCCAAGATGCGAGCTCGCCGGCGCAAGGGCCAGGAGAAGCGGAACAG TGGTCCGTCGCGGTCCCGCAGCAGGTCCAAGAGCCGAGGCCGCTCCTCTTCCCGCTCCAACTCGAGGTCTTCGAAGTCCTCCGGCTCGTACTCGAGGTCGCGCTCCCGCTCCTGCTCCCGCTCGCGCTCCTACTCCCGATCCCCGTCCAG gagcagAAGCCGGTCCCACTCGTCCCGAAGCCGCTCCCGCTCCCGGTCCCGGTCCAAGTCCTACTCCCCTGGAAGGAGGCGCCGCTCCCGGTCTCGCAGCCAGACGCCGCC CTCCGCAGCCGGATTGGGCTCCAGCTCTGGGCCTCCCGTCCCCGAATCCCGACTTGGCGAGGAGAACAAAGGGCACCAGATGCTCGTGAAGATGG GGTGGAGCGGATCTGGGGGCCTGGGAGCCAAGGAGCAAGGGATCCAGGACCCCATCAAAGGAGGGGACATCCGCGACAAGTGGGACCAGTACAAGGGCGTGGGGGTGTCCCTGGACGACCCCTACGAGAACTACCGGAGGAACAAGAGCTACTCCTTCATTGCCCGCATGAAGGCCCGGGATGAAA GTTAA